TGACCTTCGCCGTACCGCGGTCCCCGGCGGTCCGGCGCAACGCCGGCAGCAGCCGCTGGGTCAGCACGAACGCCGAGCGCACGTTGATCGCGTACAGCTTGTCGAAGCGACGGGCGGGGAAGTCGGCGAACGGTCCGATGGACCCCATGCCGGCGTTGAGCACCAGGGCGTCGATGCGGTCGTAGGTCTCGAGGTGCGCGTCCGCCAGCGCCACGACGTCGTCCTCGCTGCCCATGTCGGCGGGGACCGTTCGGACCCTCCCGCCGTGCGACCCGACCAGCCGCGCCGCCTGCTCGTCGAGGGGGCCGGCCGACCGGGCGCTGGTGGTGAGGTCCCAGCCGGCGGCGGCGAGCCGGTCGGCGATGAGGGCGCCGATCCCACGCGAGGCGCCGGTCACGAGCGCTGCGGGGGCGGTCACCGGGGCGCCATCCGGATCGCGCCGTCGAGCCGGATCGTCTCGCCGTTGAGCATCGGGTTGACGACGACGTGCGCCACCAGGGCGGCGTACTCGTCGGGGTCCCCGAGCCGAGAGGGGTGGGGGACCTGCGCCTCCAGGGATGCGCGGGCCTCGTCGGACAGTCCGCGCAGGATCGGGGTCGCGAACATCCCGGGCGCGACGGTCACGACGCGGATCAGGGATCCCGCCAGGTCCCGCGCGATCGGCAGCGTCATGCCGACGATCCCGCCCTTCGACGCCGCGTAGGACGCCTGCCCGATCTGCCCGTCGAAAGCGGCGACCGACGCGGTGTTCACCACCACGCCGCGCTCATCGTCGACGGCCTCGGTCCGGGCCATCGCCTCGGCGGCGAGCCGGATGACGTTGAACGTGCCGATGAGGTTGATCTCCACGACACGGGCGAAGCGCTGCAGGTCGAGCGGGCCGCTGCGTGACAGCGTCCGCGCCGGGTCGCCGACCCCCGCGCAGTTGACCGCGACCCGCAGCGGGCCCCGCTCCGACGCGGCCGCCACCGCGGCGCCGACCTGCTCGGCGTCCCGGACGTCCGCCGCGACGAACGTGGCCCCGCCGAGCTCCCCGGCCGCTGCGGCGCCCGCGGACGACGCGAGGTCGACGAGCACCACCTCGGCGCCGTCGGCCGTCAGCCGTCGCGCGGTGGCCAGGCCGAGCCCGGACGCACCTCCCGTGACCAGAGCCACCGCTCCTCGTACGTCCACCGTGCTCCCCTCGCCGCGTCCCGAGCCGTTCAGGACGTGCCGGCGACGTTCCCAGCCGGGGCCGCAGCGGGGTTGTCGCACTTCGCGCCAGACCCCGCGCCGTGCCGGTGGAGCGGATTGCGACACCCGGGGACGACCGCGCGGCCTAGCGTCGGAGCGAGCGAATCTCGAAGGAGGTGGACGGCCGATGATCCGGATCGATGGGGTGACGGCGGACCCGGCTGGTCTGCGGGAGGTGTTCGGCTGCTTCCCCTCCGGGGTCACGGCGGTCTGCGCGCTGGTCGACGGGGTGCCGGTGGGGATGGCGGCCAGCTCCTTCACGTCGGTCTCGGTCGACCCGCCCCTGGTGTCGGTGTGCGTGCAGGACAGCTCGACGACCTGGCCGAAGCTCCGCGGTAGGCGCCGGTTGGGGGTCAGTGTGCTCGCCGAGGGCCACGACGCCGCCTGCCGGGCGCTGTCGATGAAGCACGGCGACCGCCTCGCCGACGTGGACTGGGAGGTGGGCGAGGACGGCGGCGTCTACGTCCACGGATCGAGCGCGTGGCTCGACTGCTCCCTGCACGCCGAGCTCCCGGCCGGCGACCACTCGATCGCCCTGCTCCGGATCCACGGCGCCAGGGCCGATGCGGACCGGCCACCGCTCGTGTTCCACGGCAGCCGCTTCCGCCGGCTGGCGGCGCTGTGAGCGGCAGCCGGGTCACCGACGCGCTGGCCGCAGTGGCCGCCGGACGGCCGGTGGTGGTCGTCGACGACGCCGATCGCGAGGACGAGGGCGACCTGATCTTCGCCGCGGAGTGCGCGACGCCGGCGCTGCTGGCCTTCACCGTCCGCCACACCTCGGGGTTCGTGTGCGTGGCCCTGCCCGAGGCGGAGTGCACGCGGCTGGCCCTGCCGCCGATGCACCACACGCTGGGGGACCGGTTCGGCACGGCCTACCGGGTGACGGTCGACCTGCGTGGCACGGGTACGGGCATCTCCGCTGCCGACCGGAGCCGCACGGTCGCCGCGCTCGCCGCCGCCCACACCCGTTCCGCCGACCTGCTGCGGCCCGGGCACGTCGTGCCCCTGGCCGCGCGCGAGGGCGGCGTGCTGCGCAGGCCCGGGCACACCGAGGCCGCCGTCGACCTCGCGCGGCTCGCCGGGATGCGCCCGGCCGGTGCGCTGTGCGAGATCGTCAGCACCGCCCGGCCGGGCGAGATGGCCCGCGGCTCGGAGCTGGAGGGCTTCGCCCGGGACCACGACCTGGTACTGGTGTCCATCGCCGAGCTGGTGGCGCATCGGGAACGTACGGAGGCGCAGGTGGTGCGCGCCGCCGCCACCGCTCTCCCGACGGGTCCCGGGCAGTTCCGCGCCGTCGGTTACCGCGGTGTCGCGGACGGGGCGGAGCACGTCGCCCTGGTCCACGGCGAGGTGGGCGAGGGCCGGGACGTGCCGGTGCACGTCCACGTGGAGTGCCTGACCGGCGACGTGTTCGGGTCGCGCGCGTGCGGGTGCCGCGCGGCACTGGACGGCGCCCTCCGGACCGTCACGGCGGCCGGACGGGGTGTCGTCGTCTACGCGCGCCCGGCGGGCGGTGTCCGGGCCTGCGGCGTCCTCGACCCCCTGCGGCCCCCGTCCGGGACCGCCGTGCCCGCCGCCTCCATCCTGCGGGACCTCGGGGTGTGGTCGGTCCGGCTGGTCGGCGGGACCGGCAGCGTGCACACCGTCCTGGTTGACCAAGGCCTGTGCGGCGACGACCGCACGGCACCCCAGGCGGTGGCCGGATGACGGGCACGACGGTGTCCACGCGGGCCGCGGTGGCCGCGGTGGTCGTGGGCCGGTCCCGGGAGCTGGACCTGGTGCTGGCTGCGGTGTCGGCGGGGCGCGATGTCCTGCTGGAGGGGCCGCCGGGGACGTCGAAGTCGACGATGCTGCGCGCGATCACCGCCCATTGGGGGGTGCCGTTCGTGCTGGTGGAGGGCAACGCGGAGCTGACACCGGCCCGGCTGGTCGGCCACCACAACCCGGCGCGGGTGCTGCGGGAGGACTACTCGGCCGAGAACTTCGTCGCCGGCCCGCTGGTGGAGGCGATGCGGGCGGGCGGGTTCCTCTACATCGAGGAGCTCAACCGCACCCCGGAGGACACCCTGAACACGCTGCTGGGGGCGATGGCGGAGCGGGAGGTGACGGTGCCGCGGGTCGGGACGGTCACGGCGCTGCCGACGTTCCGGGTGCTGGCGTCGATGAACCCGTTCGACAACGTGGGCACGGCACGGATCTCCGACTCGGTCTACGACCGGTGGTGCCGCCTCGCGGTGGGCTACCAGGACGCGGGGGAGGAGTCCGACATCGTCCGGGCGCGGACCGGGTCCGAGGACGAGCTGCTGGTGTCCGACGCCGTCGCGATCACCCGGGCCACCCGCGCGCACCCCGAGCTGCGCCGCGGCTCGTCGGTGCGCGGGGCGATCGACCTCGTCGCCGTCGCGGTCGAACTGGGGAAGCTGAGCTCCTACGCCGACCGGGAGCGGCTCGTCCTCGACGCCGCACTGCTCGCGCTCTCGGCGCGGGTCGGGGTCGACGAGGCCTCGGACGCGACCCCGGAGGCGGTGATCACCGAGATCTGGGAGAACCATTTTTTCTCCTCCCCCGGCGTGCGGCGCCGGGACCTCACCGCCTGAGCGTCGACAACGCTGTCGCGCTGCCGACCGCCGAGACCCGGTCCCCGCTCGCCCCGCTGCGGCGCCGACCCAAGCAGCTCACGGAGGCACCGCAGGTGTTCGCCTCGGGGAGCGGCCCGCCGGTCGTGGTCGAGCTCGACGGCGGCCGCGGCGACGGGGCGGACGGCGCGACCGGTGGCCAGGGCGTGCTGGTGACCGCGCAGACCGCGCGGCGCCGCGATCTGACCGAACTGCTGGAGGACCGGCCCGCCGATCCCGAGGTGGCGGTGATGGCCGCGCGGATCGCCCGCCGGCTGGCGATCCGGCGCCGCCCGCGTGAGGTCCGGCGCGAGCGCGGTGGGGGCGGGTTGGCATCGGTGCCCTACCGGTACCGCTCCGACGACATCGACCTCGACCGCACCATCGAGGTGCTGACCGAGCGGCCCTTCCCGGAGGACACCGACATCGTCGTGCGGGAGAGGATGGGATCGCGGCGGGCCGTGGTGCTCGTCGTGGACGTCTCCGGGTCGATGCGGGGGGAGAAGGTGCGGATCGCCGCGGCCACGGTGGCGGCGCTGGCTGCGGACCTGTCGGGGGCGGGTGACCAGTTGGCGGTAGTGGCGTTCTGGTCCGACGCCGCTCTGCTCAAGCCCCTCACGACGCCGTCGTCCACCTCGGCGCTGCTCGACCAGCTGCTGCGCATCCCCGCCCGCGGTCTGACCGACGTCGGGTTCGGGTTGCAGGTGGCCCGCACCGAGCTGGTTCGCGACGCGGCGCGGCACCGCACAGCGGTCCTGCTGTCCGACGCGGTCCACAACGCGGGCCCGGACCCGCGACTGGTCGCACGGCGCTTCCCGGAGCTGCACGTGCTGCTCGAGACCGACGGTGAGCACGACGCCCCGCTGGGCCGCGACATCGCCCGGCTGGGGAAGGGGCGGTGCTTGCCGGTGGCGTCGCACCGCGACGTCGCACCCGCCCTGAACCGGATCCTGGCCGGCTGACTGCGACGTGTCCGCCGCCGCAGGGTTTGTCCAGTCGATCCCACCGCCGTGTTCGACTTCTGGACGGAGGTCGCGCGGTGGGCGACGAGGATGGAGATCGGTGCGGGTGAGCGGTTCGAGCTGGGCCCCCTCGGTCCCCGGCCGCGCAAGGTGTTCGGGATCGGCACGACCTTCCACGGCTACCTGGAGCAGGCCAGGCGGTCGGTGCCCGAGGTGCCGCTCGCATCTGATCTGAGGGCGAGCGCCCCAGCACACGGCCTGTCTGCGCCTGTCCGGTCGGCGTCCCCTGGTCGCTGGTCGGTTGGATGGATCGGGTGGTGTCCAGCCGCCGTTGTGACGAATCGGCACTGCGACGGTTGGTCCAGCAGGCGGATCTCGTTGCTGATCCGTGGTCATCTCGTGGCTGCGCGTGGTCCCATCCTGTAGCTGGAGGTCGTGCGGGACTGGCCGAGGGGACGTGCGTGGCGGGCTCGCGGGAGTGGGAGCGGCAGCAGCGACGGATCGCGACGGAGCTGGAGCGTGAGCGTCGCGCCACTGAGCGCGATCGGGTGGCCGAGGAGAAGGCGGCGCATCAGCTGCGGGTCGCGGAGAAGCGTGAGTGCGCGCGTCGCCGGACCGAGGAGCTGGAGGAGCGGATGTCCGCACTCCGCTCCGCTCTGCCGAACGGGCTACGACACCCGGCGGAGGTGGACATCGAGGAGATGCGCCGGCGACCGGAGACGAGCCGGCTGGAGCTGGGAGAGCTCGTCGAGCCGATCGTTGCGACCTCCTGGGAGCTCGCGGAACCTCCTCGGCCCGGTGCGTTCGCGCGGGCCCTCGGTGGGATGCGCGAGTGGCGCGACCAGCGGGATGCGGCGAAGGTGCGGTACGACGCGTACGTCGACGACGTCCGGCGTCGGGAGAGCCTCCGCCTCGAGCAGGTCGCACGCCTGCAGCAGGAGCACGCCGAGAGGATGCGCCTCGCGCTCGTAGAGGCTGATCACCACAACGCCGAGGTGAACCGCATTCGCGACGGGCTACCGGCCCGTGAGAAGACCGCGGTCGAGTCGTTCCTGCGGCATGTTCTGCTCGAGCTGCCGCTGCCGGAGGGTTTCCCGCACGAGGTCGACGTCGTGTTCAGCCCGGCCACGGAGCAGGCCCTGGTACAGCTGACGCTGCCGCCGCGGGATGTGGTGCCTGTCGAGAAGTCGTTCTCCTACATCGAGCGGTCGGATTCCGAACGCACCGCGGCTCGGCCCCCGCGGGAGATCGCGGAGGCGTACCGCAGCGTGGTCGCCCAGGTCGTGGTGCTAGCCCTTCGCCAGGTCCTCGGCGCGGACGGGGCGCTGCTGAGGGTGGGCGTGAACGCTCACGTACACGCGATCGACCCGGCGACGGGCGAGTGGGAGTACCCGTGTCTGGTGAGCGTCGATGCGGCGCGGGAGGACTTCCCACGGGAGGAAGCGCTGCGGAACGTCGATGCGGTGCAGTGCCTGAACCGACTCAAGGCGATCGTCTCCCATCACCCGTACGCCCTGGAGGCGGTCGAGCCGGTCCTGGTCTTCGACCTCACCAAGTTCGCCTTCGTGGAGGGACTGGACGCGGTAGCCACATTGGATGCCCGGCCGAACCTCCTGGAGATGAGTTCGACCAACTTCGAACACCTGGTGCGCCAGCTCTTCGAGGCCCAGGGCGCAGAGGGCTGGACCACGACCCAGAGCAACGACGACGGCGTCGACGCGGTGATCGTGAACCGCAGCAACCTCATCGGCGGGCTCGCCGTCGTGCAGGCCAAGCGCTACAAGCCCGGCAACGTGCTCGGGCCCAGCCACTACCGGGAGCTCGCCGGCACGATGGAGGAGAAGAAGGCCGGGTGGGGCGTGCTGGTCACGACGTCCCGGTTCACCGCAGGTTGCGAGCAGAAAGCTCGAGAACACGGCCGGATGCAGCTGATCGACGGGAACCGCCTGATCTGGTTGATCAAGGAGTACCTCGACAAGGACGTCCTTGTCGGCTGACAGTCCTCCTCCTCCCCTCGTGAGTTGATCCGGCAGTACGCAGCGGGCGGGAGAACAGGGCAGCGAGATATGCCGATGGCAGCCTTCTGGCGCGAAGAGGCGGGAACGGGGGCGTTCCCGACGGCACAAGCCTCGGTGCGTGGTCGATGCGGACGGCTCGGTGTTCGACGTGACCACGCTTCGATCCACTCGTCATAGTCGCCTGTCACCGTGGACGGGACGGGCCGGAGGTCGGGACGCCGAAGGGTTCGCGCCGATGAGGTGCGGTCCTGCCGGGTGGTGGTTCGGTTCTCGGAGTCGGAGCGTCGCAAGCTCAACGATGCGGCGCGCCTGGCCGGTGCCGCGCTTGCTGCCTGGATCGGGGATGCGGCTCTGCGGGTGGCTGCGGGTCGTGGCGAGGGGACCGGCGTTACCGATTTGCTACGGCTCCACGCTGACGTCGTCGCATTTGCCTCGCGAGCATCGGGCTCAGACGCTGCCGATGCGCACCGCCTCTTGACACGGCTGGATGCCGCAATCGATGCCGTAGCTGCGACTCGCGAAGACGACCGATTGTGATCACCCGGGTGGTGCACGGCTGGAATGTCGGCGGGCTGGTCACCTACCTGATGGGGCCGGGGCGAGCGCAGGAGCACGTGAACCCGCGGGTCATCGCGACGTGGGACGGACGGGAAGCCGTCTGGCAGCCGGAACCGGAGACCGGCCCGGGTGCGCTGATCCGGGCCTTGAACGCGCCGGCGCTGGCCGCCGGTCTGCCGTCGCGCAGCGTCGAGGGCAAGCGCGGGTACGTGTGGCACTGCTCGGTGCGGGTGGCGGCGGGAGACCGGGTGTTGTCCGACGGGGAGTGGGCGGAGATCGCGCGGGAGCTCCTCGACGGCTCGGGGGTGGCGGTACGGGGCGATGCGGGTGGTCCGCGGTGGGCCGCGGTTCGGCATGCCGATGACCACATCCACATCGCGGTGGTGCTGGTGCGGCAGGACGACTGCCGGCGGTTCTGGCCGTCGTGGGACTACCCGCGGTTGCGGGCGACGGCGAACCGGATCGAGAAACGGCTCGGGCTGACGATCACCGCGGCCGCCGACGGCACCGCGGCGAAGGCGCCGGGGCGGGGCGAGACCGAGAAGGCGCTGCGCCAGGGACGCGAGCCGGCTCGGGTCGAGCTGGCGCGTGCGGTGCGGAAGGCGGCCGTCGCATCGCGGGGCGTCGACGAGTTCGTCGGAGCGCTCGAGGCGGCGGGCTACGTGGTCGCGCTGCGGCGTGCGCCGTCGGGCGATCCGCTGGGGTTCACGGTCGGGCGGCGCGGGGAGGTGACGGCGGCAGGGGAGCAGGTGCTCTACAGCGGCAGCAAGCTCGCTCCGGACCTGTCGCTGCCCAGGCTGATGGCGACCTGGCGGCAGGGGAGCGGTGGGCGGGAGGTTCGGGCCCCGGTGGATGTCGCCCGGATCCGGGTCGATCGTGCCCGGGGTGCAGTGCGGGGGGCGCGCAGGGGAACAGGCAGCGAGGAGCCGGGGGAGATCGCGCACGCAGCGCTCGACGTGCTCACTGCGGTCAGTGGCTGGTCCCCGACGCTGGCGGCGGCGGCACAGGAGTTCGACCGGGCGGCGCGATCGCCGCGTGGTCACCACGTCGGCGACTACGTCTCGGGGGCGGGATTGCGGCGGGTCGCGCGTCAGCTGTTGCGGCAGCGCCGGACGGCGCGGGTCAGCGGTGACCCGGATGCGGCGTCGGTCGCGCTCGCCGTGGCCGTCGCGGCGCTGCTGCGGGAGATCGCGCTGTGGCAGCGGGAGGTCGGGCGACCGCACCAGGCACGCGCGGCGGATGCTGCGGCGACGCAAGTGGGGCGATGGGTCGGTACGTGGTCGCTGAAGCAACGGGACGAGTCGCACCAGCCGGGTCTGTTCGACCACGCCGACGTCGGCCGGCGACCACGGGTCGGAGCACCTGCTCGGTGACCGTGCCGGGTGATGCGACTCCCCACCGAGTCGCGCACCCCTCAGCAGGAGGCTCGGGTCGGATGCAGGAGCGGCAACGCCAGTCGGTCGGGGTGGTTCTCACACTCGTCGGGGTCCAGGACACGGCGGTCACCGTGCAGCACGCGGGCACCCCGGAGGCGTCGGTCGCTGTCCGTCTGGGCAAGGCGCTGATCTACCTGAACGACCGTCCCACGGCGAACGCGCTGGCCTTCGCCTGGAACGACCTGGCCCGAGATGCACGGCTCCTGCCCCGGGAGATCAGCTCGTCGCTCGTCGCGCCGCTGGCGGGAATGGCCGAGCCGGCGGTGCTGATCGAGGCAGGCGGGTTGCCGCCGATGTTGGGTCGCGTGGAGCGTCCGGTCGGGGCATATCCGCACCTGCGGCTCGTTCTGGGCCGGGTGATGTTCTCGGTGCGTGATCTCGGTGCGTACAGCTCGACGACGGCGGCGTTCCGGCGCGCCGCGGACTGCGCCGTCGCAGCGTTCCCCGGCACGGGTCGGTCGACGGCCCGGCAGCACGCCTCGGACGAGGCTTCGCGGTTGTTCGTCGCTCCCCGGGCGGTCCGCCGGACGTCCGGTAGGGAGCCGGGCCCGATGGCACCGCGGGTCGGTCCGACCAACCGGATCACCGAGCAGATGCGGAGGGAAGCCTGATGTCCGGTCCCGACTACCCGGTTCTGGGGCTACCGAGCTACGAGACCTACCAGCTTGCACATATCGCCACCTACATCGCGGAACGGTTGTCCCGGTACCGCCGCTCCCCTCCGGGCCGGGATGGTCGCGCCGAGCGGACAACAGCTGTGCGCGACCTCGCCGGGGCGGCCGCAGCGCTGGACGGGTTCGTCGACGTCCCGTCGTCCGGCGCGCTCCCGGCCCCACTCGACGTCGCGACCTACCGCTCCGCCAAGCAGCTGATCACCGGCGGTGCCCGCACGGCGGACATCGTGTCGCTCGCCGCGACCGGGCAGGCAGGGTGGGCCGTGGTCGGACACGTTCCCGGCCTCGGTGCGGTCGGTGCGCGGACCGAAGCACGCGAAATCGCCGACGCCCTCCGTACTCACTTCATGACCGAGTCTGTTCGTGGGCTTTCGCCGTGGGCGGTCACCGCGCAGCCGACGCGCATCCCCACGTTGCCCGAGCGCGTCGACCTGGCTGCGTTCGTCGAGCACCTCGACCCGTCGCGGGCCGCCGATCGGGCTGTCGCGGCCGAGCTGCGCGGCACCGACCGCCGGACCGATGCCGCCATCCAGGGCCGCTTCGCCCACGTGGATCTCGATGAGGCGATGACGCCGCCGGAGCTCCCAACCGGCGCGCGGAATCGGCGGGCCGCCAGGTTAGAAGCCGACAGCGGCCACCAGCGCGCCCACGACCAGCGCCGGCCCGTACGGAACCAGGGTGGACCGACGCCCGGGGGATAGCCCGATGAGTACGGCCGTCAGTGCCACGAGCAGCGCCATCAAGACGATCCCGGCGAGTACGGCGCCCTGCACGGTCAGCACCGCGATGAGGCTGGGGAGCAGCTTGACGTCCCCCCATCCCACGGCCGCCGCAGCTGTCATCTTGAGTACGAGCAGGAGCGCGACGGCAGCTGCGACCCCGACCAGGCTGTGGCCCGCAAGGAGAACGGCGATCAGCGACCCGACGAGAAGCGGACCGGTCAGCATGTCGGGCAGCCTCCCCTCCCGGGCGTCGACCACAGCGGCTGCTCCAGCGAGCACGATGACCGGCAGCAGCATCGCGAACTCCGCGGGTGTGCGGGCAAGGACCAGGGTGACCATCAGGCCAGCGACGGTGGTCGTCGCAGCCACGTCGCACGGACCGGGCGCATAGTCCAACGACGAGGTGCGCCGGGCCAGGGTGAGGACGACCGGGCCGGCTATTGCCGCCGCGCCGGCTCCGACGACCACGACGTTCATGGCCGGGCCCGGCGCGGTCCGGCCGGCAACAGCGCGTTGAGCACCGCGAAGCTCTCCGGCGCGAGCTCCTCCGGAACCTCGAACCCTCGGGCGTCGAGCAGTAGCGCTGCGTGCAGCTCGAGCTCGGCTCGATTGTCCTCGGCGTGGGCGATGCGCATCAGGTCGGTCAGCGGCTGGTCGAACGCGACGTCGATGTCTACGGCGCGTGCGCGTTCAGCTGCCCGCCGAGCGCGAACGGTGTCGCCGTCAGCGAGCGCGATGTCGACGAGCTCGTGCGCGGCATCGACGATGTACCCCGGGATCTGCAGGTCGTGCCGTTGGTCGTGGTTGTTGAGCCACGCGTACCCGCCAGGTCGCAGGCTCGACAGGACAGGCCCCCGGATAAGCGCCAGCGCAGCCTCGTAGTCCTCGACAGCGCCGCCGTGCCCCGCGGCGTACCGGGCCTGACCCCGCTTGCGGAGGCGGCGGAACAGGTCCCAGTCCAGGAGGTGACCGCGGAGGCGGTAGGTGCTGTCGGTCTGCATGTCGCTGACGAAGGCGGCGGCCGCATCGCCTCCCCACCCGCGCCCCGCCCATCGACGCGCTCCGTAGAACGCGTGCCGCACCGTTGCCGTGTTGACCCGACGCCCGTCGGGCCACAGGTCGGTCAGAGCCTTCTCGCTCGTCACCCCTGCCGGATGCAGGCTGAGGTACACGAGGACCTCGACGAACCAGCTCGGGCGCGCCTGCGGTGCGAGACCGGGAGCGCGGACCGTCGGTTCGCCCAGAACAGCGATCATCGGGACAGGCGGCCGCGTGTCGTCGTTGTTCCAGGCGGCCAGGTCATCGTCCAGGTGAGGGTCCTGGTGATCGACGATGCGCAGACGTCGCACCGCCTCCTCGTCCACCGCTGCCGGTGTCTCGTCGTCCTCGGCCTGTGGCTCTACCGGCAGGGAAGCCAGGCCGGGCAGGCCTCCGTCCTCGTCCATCCCCTCGGCCCAGGACTCGAACACCGGGGCGGGCTGGACGGGCTCGGCCGGTTGATCGGTCGCGCCCAGCACGGAGGCGAGCTGTGCGCCGACGCTCTCGGACAGGTCACAGGCCCGCCACGGCCCGTCATCGAGATGGATCGCGCCGAGCCGGGCGTCCGCGTCGATGTAGAGCTCGGCCCCGTAGTCGGCATCATCGGCAACGACCACCACGACTCCGGACGGCGTGAGCGAGCGAAGCCTGCGCCGGTCGGACTCGGAAGGATCGACGTCCGCGATGAGGACCAGCGGGAGCCAGCTGTCGGCTGCGACGCCCCGCAGACGTCCGTCGCGCACGGAGTCGACACCCATGCGCGCGACAGCGTCACGGTTGGCCGAGGAGCGGAGCTCGACCTCGTCGATGGCGTGCGCGAGGCTCTCGACCGACCGGAGCCGTTCCGGGTCGAGCGCGACGAGCTCGTGCCCGAACCCGACGATCAGGACCTCGACGTCCTCCGCCCACCGTGCGGTGGCGAGTTCGGCCACGACGTGTCGCATCAGGGCAGCTCCACGGACGCGGTCGCCGGTGACCCGGGTGACGACGTCCTGCTCGAGGTCGACCAGGAGCGCCCGTTCACCGTCGGTGGCCACCGACACCAGCACCGGGAAGGGGGCGCAGTACCCGCCCGCCTC
This sequence is a window from Pseudonocardia petroleophila. Protein-coding genes within it:
- a CDS encoding SDR family NAD(P)-dependent oxidoreductase, which produces MTAPAALVTGASRGIGALIADRLAAAGWDLTTSARSAGPLDEQAARLVGSHGGRVRTVPADMGSEDDVVALADAHLETYDRIDALVLNAGMGSIGPFADFPARRFDKLYAINVRSAFVLTQRLLPALRRTAGDRGTAKVIAVSSLTGVAGEPLNSAYGASKAALTSLCETLNTEESSGGVTATAVCPGYVATDMTAGLADQVSPEAMIDAADVAELVVALTRLSRSVVVPHVPMTRPGPHLWRA
- a CDS encoding SDR family NAD(P)-dependent oxidoreductase, translating into MDVRGAVALVTGGASGLGLATARRLTADGAEVVLVDLASSAGAAAAGELGGATFVAADVRDAEQVGAAVAAASERGPLRVAVNCAGVGDPARTLSRSGPLDLQRFARVVEINLIGTFNVIRLAAEAMARTEAVDDERGVVVNTASVAAFDGQIGQASYAASKGGIVGMTLPIARDLAGSLIRVVTVAPGMFATPILRGLSDEARASLEAQVPHPSRLGDPDEYAALVAHVVVNPMLNGETIRLDGAIRMAPR
- a CDS encoding flavin reductase family protein, whose amino-acid sequence is MIRIDGVTADPAGLREVFGCFPSGVTAVCALVDGVPVGMAASSFTSVSVDPPLVSVCVQDSSTTWPKLRGRRRLGVSVLAEGHDAACRALSMKHGDRLADVDWEVGEDGGVYVHGSSAWLDCSLHAELPAGDHSIALLRIHGARADADRPPLVFHGSRFRRLAAL
- the ribB gene encoding 3,4-dihydroxy-2-butanone-4-phosphate synthase, encoding MSGSRVTDALAAVAAGRPVVVVDDADREDEGDLIFAAECATPALLAFTVRHTSGFVCVALPEAECTRLALPPMHHTLGDRFGTAYRVTVDLRGTGTGISAADRSRTVAALAAAHTRSADLLRPGHVVPLAAREGGVLRRPGHTEAAVDLARLAGMRPAGALCEIVSTARPGEMARGSELEGFARDHDLVLVSIAELVAHRERTEAQVVRAAATALPTGPGQFRAVGYRGVADGAEHVALVHGEVGEGRDVPVHVHVECLTGDVFGSRACGCRAALDGALRTVTAAGRGVVVYARPAGGVRACGVLDPLRPPSGTAVPAASILRDLGVWSVRLVGGTGSVHTVLVDQGLCGDDRTAPQAVAG
- a CDS encoding AAA family ATPase; its protein translation is MTGTTVSTRAAVAAVVVGRSRELDLVLAAVSAGRDVLLEGPPGTSKSTMLRAITAHWGVPFVLVEGNAELTPARLVGHHNPARVLREDYSAENFVAGPLVEAMRAGGFLYIEELNRTPEDTLNTLLGAMAEREVTVPRVGTVTALPTFRVLASMNPFDNVGTARISDSVYDRWCRLAVGYQDAGEESDIVRARTGSEDELLVSDAVAITRATRAHPELRRGSSVRGAIDLVAVAVELGKLSSYADRERLVLDAALLALSARVGVDEASDATPEAVITEIWENHFFSSPGVRRRDLTA
- a CDS encoding vWA domain-containing protein, translated to MFASGSGPPVVVELDGGRGDGADGATGGQGVLVTAQTARRRDLTELLEDRPADPEVAVMAARIARRLAIRRRPREVRRERGGGGLASVPYRYRSDDIDLDRTIEVLTERPFPEDTDIVVRERMGSRRAVVLVVDVSGSMRGEKVRIAAATVAALAADLSGAGDQLAVVAFWSDAALLKPLTTPSSTSALLDQLLRIPARGLTDVGFGLQVARTELVRDAARHRTAVLLSDAVHNAGPDPRLVARRFPELHVLLETDGEHDAPLGRDIARLGKGRCLPVASHRDVAPALNRILAG
- a CDS encoding restriction endonuclease; amino-acid sequence: MAGSREWERQQRRIATELERERRATERDRVAEEKAAHQLRVAEKRECARRRTEELEERMSALRSALPNGLRHPAEVDIEEMRRRPETSRLELGELVEPIVATSWELAEPPRPGAFARALGGMREWRDQRDAAKVRYDAYVDDVRRRESLRLEQVARLQQEHAERMRLALVEADHHNAEVNRIRDGLPAREKTAVESFLRHVLLELPLPEGFPHEVDVVFSPATEQALVQLTLPPRDVVPVEKSFSYIERSDSERTAARPPREIAEAYRSVVAQVVVLALRQVLGADGALLRVGVNAHVHAIDPATGEWEYPCLVSVDAAREDFPREEALRNVDAVQCLNRLKAIVSHHPYALEAVEPVLVFDLTKFAFVEGLDAVATLDARPNLLEMSSTNFEHLVRQLFEAQGAEGWTTTQSNDDGVDAVIVNRSNLIGGLAVVQAKRYKPGNVLGPSHYRELAGTMEEKKAGWGVLVTTSRFTAGCEQKAREHGRMQLIDGNRLIWLIKEYLDKDVLVG
- a CDS encoding relaxase/mobilization nuclease domain-containing protein, whose amino-acid sequence is MGPGRAQEHVNPRVIATWDGREAVWQPEPETGPGALIRALNAPALAAGLPSRSVEGKRGYVWHCSVRVAAGDRVLSDGEWAEIARELLDGSGVAVRGDAGGPRWAAVRHADDHIHIAVVLVRQDDCRRFWPSWDYPRLRATANRIEKRLGLTITAAADGTAAKAPGRGETEKALRQGREPARVELARAVRKAAVASRGVDEFVGALEAAGYVVALRRAPSGDPLGFTVGRRGEVTAAGEQVLYSGSKLAPDLSLPRLMATWRQGSGGREVRAPVDVARIRVDRARGAVRGARRGTGSEEPGEIAHAALDVLTAVSGWSPTLAAAAQEFDRAARSPRGHHVGDYVSGAGLRRVARQLLRQRRTARVSGDPDAASVALAVAVAALLREIALWQREVGRPHQARAADAAATQVGRWVGTWSLKQRDESHQPGLFDHADVGRRPRVGAPAR
- a CDS encoding prepilin peptidase — its product is MNVVVVGAGAAAIAGPVVLTLARRTSSLDYAPGPCDVAATTTVAGLMVTLVLARTPAEFAMLLPVIVLAGAAAVVDAREGRLPDMLTGPLLVGSLIAVLLAGHSLVGVAAAVALLLVLKMTAAAAVGWGDVKLLPSLIAVLTVQGAVLAGIVLMALLVALTAVLIGLSPGRRSTLVPYGPALVVGALVAAVGF